From a single Arachis hypogaea cultivar Tifrunner chromosome 3, arahy.Tifrunner.gnm2.J5K5, whole genome shotgun sequence genomic region:
- the LOC112789752 gene encoding protein ULTRAPETALA 1, with translation MANGESGVVAAIFSEDELSEVSGVKRVGDYVEITCGCTSHRYGDAVGRLRVFVNGYLEITCECTPGCQEDKLSPSAFEKHSGRETARKWKNNIWVIVKGEKVPLFKTVLLKYYNQVSKAAALKSQSGRSHRDEFVRCTVCNKERRFRLRSKEECRVHHDALADANWKCSDLQYDKITCDDEEERGSRRVYRGCTRSPTCKGCTSCVCFGCSICRFSDCSCQTCTDFTSNVKV, from the exons atggcgaATGGAGAGAGTGGGGTAGTGGCAGCAATCTTCAGTGAGGATGAGCTGAGTGAGGTGAGTGGCGTGAAGCGAGTTGGTGACTATGTTGAAATCACGTGCGGTTGTACTAGCCACAGGTATGGTGATGCTGTTGGAAGGCTTAGGGTTTTCGTTAATGGCTACCTTGAAATCACTTGTGAATGCACCCCTGGTTGCCAAgaag ACAAGTTGAGTCCTTCTGCATTTGAGAAACACTCTGGAAGAGAAACAGCTCGAAAGTGGAAGAACAACATATGGGTAATAGTGAAGGGTGAGAAGGTTCCATTGTTCAAAACAGTGCTACTCAAATACTACAACCAAGTTTCAAAAGCTGCTGCTCTTAAATCCCAAAGTGGAAGGTCACACCGTGATGAGTTTGTTAGGTGCACAGTGTGCAACAAAGAGCGCAGGTTCCGTCTGAGGAGTAAAGAGGAATGCCGAGTTCACCATGATGCTTTGGCAGATGCTAATTGGAAATGTTCTGATCTCCAATATGACAA AATTAcatgtgatgatgaagaagaacgAGGGAGCCGCAGAGTATACAGGGGATGCACTCGCTCTCCGACATGCAAAGGTTGCACCTCCTGTGTCTGCTTCGGCTGCAGTATCTGCCGCTTTTCAGATTGCAGCTGCCAGACTTGTACTGACTTCACAAGCAATGTCAAAGTTTGA
- the LOC112789753 gene encoding uncharacterized protein encodes MDSQHSAATTTTNNTDGVPLADTNGSGLDPNSNGPIKSNCEKVETLGCAIEEAVEKISLLGASEAEVKAEIEAESESDEESESSTSSSSESSSSSSEESGSGDSDSDDDDEEEEENGEDADADVEVEEGEIDGSDDDDDGEKMVSWIMEDDGGDGDDDEADVGGGEPIKSKNELEDLPPVPPINVTLEPSHQMRPVGVVMSKLGAKVIVEGVEKHDPLSEGSILWITESRKPLGLIDEIFGPVKNPYYVVRYNSENEVPTEVQGGTSISFVPEFANYVLNNKDLYKKGYDASGANDEELSDELEFSDDEKEAEYRRMQRMAKRGPNDQNPSKSKHNKKKVSPQKHAVTSIPKASAPPAAPPHDRRNCLPFPGQGQGPFAGTSAFPPFPIPNSNAGPNIPPNGVWTNGATLPQQPLPTVIPNIFPTNGMPWCPQNTQFPHQLPMAMPGVPFQQQLPQGAMLPGVVQQNILAQAAIYAQGLMAQNQMAFGLNSPPFPQIQQPPMVQQGFPHNELSAQSSPNRGGPPQFHPGASASNNGGKTFHGGGRGGRKGWRPAK; translated from the exons ATGGATTCCCAACACAGCGCCGCCACCACCACGACCAACAACACCGATGGTGTTCCACTCGCCGATACAAACGGGTCGGGTCTCGATCCGAATTCCAATGGACCCATAAAGTCGAACTGTGAAAAGGTTGAGACTTTGGGGTGCGCCATTGAGGAAGCCGTAGAGAAAATCAGCTTATTGGGTGCCTCTGAAGCAGAAGTTAAAGCTGAAATTGAAGCCGAGAGTGAAAGTGATGAAGAGTCTGAGAGTTCCACGTCATCATCGTCGGagtcttcttcttcaagttctGAGGAAAGCGGTAGCGGGGATAGtgacagtgatgatgatgatgaggaggaggaagagaatgGGGAAGATGCTGATGCTGACGTAGAAGTTGAAGAAGGTGAGATTGATGGttccgatgatgatgatgatggagaaaagaTGGTTAGTTGGATCATGGAAGATGATGGTGGTGACGGTGATGATGATGAAGCTGATGTTGGAGGAGGAGAACCCATTAAATCAAAGAATGAACTTGAG GATCTCCCTCCAGTACCCCCGATTAATGTGACCTTAGAACCAAGTCATCAGATGCGGCCAGTGGGAGTTGTTATGTCG AAACTCGGTGCTAAGGTCATTGTGGAAGGAGTTGAGAAGCATGATCCTCTTAGCGAAGGTTCTATCCTCTGGATAACTGAAAGTAGAAAACCACTAGGATTAATTGATGAAATCTTTGGACCAGTCAAAAACCCATATTATGTTGTGAGGTACAATTCCGAAAATGAAGTACCAACTGAGGTCCAAGGGGGAACCTCAATCTCATTCGTCCCTGAATTCGCCAATTATGTGCTTAATAACAAGGATCTTTACAAGAAAGGTTATGATGCATCTGGTGCAAACGACGAAGAGTTGTCCGATGAATTAGAGTTTTCAGATGATGAGAAGGAAGCGGAATACAGGAGAATGCAAAGAATGGCCAAGAGAGGTCCAAATGATCAAAATCCTAGTAAGAgtaaacataataaaaagaagGTTTCACCACAAAAGCATGCGGTAACTTCCATCCCCAAAGCATCTGCTCCACCTGCCGCACCACCTCATGATCGCAGAAATTGTTTACCTTTTCCAGGCCAAGGACAAGGCCCTTTTGCCGGAACTTCTGCATTTCCACCATTTCCGATTCCAAACTCAAACGCAGGTCCTAACATCCCACCCAATGGAGTTTGGACAAATGGGGCAACACTTCCGCAGCAGCCATTGCCTACTGTTATTCCTAACATATTTCCAACGAATGGCATGCCTTGGTGCCCGCAAAACACTCAATTTCCTCATCAGTTGCCAATGGCAATGCCCGGAGTTCCATTTCAACAGCAGTTGCCTCAGGGAGCAATGTTGCCTGGGGTGGTCCAGCAAAATATACTTGCACAAGCCGCCATATATGCGCAGGGGCTTATGGCTCAAAACCAAATGGCATTTGGGTTGAACTCCCCACCCTTCCCGCAGATTCAGCAACCACCTATGGTGCAACAGGGTTTTCCACACAATGAATTGTCGGCACAATCTAGTCCTAATCGAGGTGGTCCTCCTCAATTTCATCCGGGTGCATCTGCTAGTAATAATGGAGGGAAAACATTTCATGGTGGTGGTAGGGGTGGTAGGAAAGGATGGAGACCAGCCAAGTGA